In the Burkholderia contaminans genome, TCGGAACTGTCGCGCCGCGAGATGTTCCATATCGCGCTGATGTCGTCGGAAAACCGCGCGGCCGCCGCGCTGAGCCGCGACTACCCGGGCGGGCGCGCCGCGTTCGTCAAGGCAATGAATCGCGAAGCACGCCGGCTCGGCATGCGCCATACGCACTTCCGCGAGCCGACCGGCCTGTCGCCGCACAACGTGTCGACGGCCGAGGATCTCGCGAAGCTCGTCGGCGCGGCGGCGCAGGATCCGCTGATCCGTTATTTCTCGACCGATACGTCAACCACCGTGCGCCCGGGCGACGGCGAGCTGCTGTACGTGAATTCCGACCCGCTCGTCCGCTACCGCCGCCTGCCGATCCGGCTGCAGAAGACCGGCTTCATCAACGAGTCGGGGCACGGCGTCGTGATGCGCATGCGGGTGAAGGGCCGCCGCGAAACGGTCGTGCTGCTCGGTGCGCCGACCCGCGCGGGCGTCTCGAGCGATGCCATCAAGATCCACCGCTGGCTGTCCTGCTCGATCCAGTAAGCGCGCACGGGCGGCCGACGCGTTCACCCAACGGGAGCGATGCCATGCAGGACGAATACCGCTTCAACGCATTCGGACGGCCGCTCGCCGTCGTGCGGACGAACGACGGCTGGGCCGTGTTCGATCTCGGCGCCGAAGGCAAGCGGCGCCCCGCCAATCTGCATGTTCCGCCCACGCTCGCGGCGGACGAACTCGCGCAATACCTCGGCGACCTGCTGCACGAAGCCGCGACCCCGCGATACAACGAAGTCGTCCCGATCCCGCCCCGCCGCGCGTAACTGCGCACCGGGCTGCATCTCGATCCGGCGAGCAATTCGACAGTTAAACTTGCAAGTTTGGCTGTCGTATTCTATGATCCGCCGCATGAACCCGCCACGCAAATCCGGCGTTTCCGCCGATATCGTCGCCGCCGACCTGACCCTCGCGGTCGGCCAGCTGATCCGCCGGCTCCGCTCCGAGATCGAATCCGGAGGGCTCGGCATGTCCCAGACGAGCGCGCTTGCGCGGCTCGAACGGCACGGGCCGATGACGACCGCCGATCTCGCGCGCGCCGAGGCAATGAAGCCGCAGTCGATGAAGGCGACGCTTGCCAGCCTCGAGGAAGACGGTCTCGTCGAACGCGAACCGCATCCGACCGACGGCCGCCAGATCCTGTTCCGGCTGACCGCAGCCGGCCTCGACGCGCGGCTCAAGCGCAACGCCGCGAAACACAAGTGGCTCGGCGCCGCGATCGAACAGCTCGATCCCGAAGACATCGCCACGCTCGCCGCCGCGATCCCGCTGATCCGCCGCATCGGCGAGCAATGAATCCGGCCCGCGCGCCCCACGACAACCGCGCGCACGGCTTTCTTCGCCTCTTTCACGGAGTTCCATCATGAGCGCAACCCGTCTCGACACGAACGCGGCCCTCGTCGTCATCGACCTGCAGAAAGGTATCGTCGCCCTCCCCACCGCGCATCCGGTCGAACCGGTGATCGCGCGCGCCCGCACACTGCTCGACGCGTTCCGCAGCCACGGCCTGCCGGTCGTGCTCGTCAACGTCGCGGGCGGCGCGCCGGGTCGCACCGAGCAACCGCCGCGCACGGCGCAATTCCCCGCCGACTGGACCGAGCTCGTGCCCGAACTGAACCGGCAGCCGGGCGACCACCTCGTGACGAAAAAGACCTGGGGGGCCTTCACCGGCACCGATCTCGACGCGCATCTGAAGGCGGCCGGCGTCACGCAGATCGTGCTGACCGGCGTCGCGACGAGCATCGGCGTCGAATCGACCGCACGGCAGGCGCATGAACTCGGCTACAACGTCACGCTCGCCGTCGATGCGATGACCGACCTCAACGCGGATGCGCATGTGAACAGCGTCGAGCGTCTGTTCCCGCGCCTCGGCGAGACGGGCACGACGCAGGAGATCGTCGCGCTGCTCGACCGGCGCGGCGCGTGAGCGATCCACGCACTCGGCCGGCGCGGGACCATGCGGCCGGCCGGCCCGATCCGTCGATCTGGAAGGTCAGCGCCGTCGCAACGCTCGGCTCGCTGCTGTCGCAGCTCGATGCGACGATCGTCAACGTATCGCTGTCGAGTCTCGCGACCGACCTGCACGCGCCCCTCGCGACGATCCAGTGGGTAACGAGCGGTTACCTGCTCGCGCTCACGCTGGTGCTGCCGCTGAACGGCTGGCTCGTCGACCGGATCGGCGCGAAGGCGCTGTACCTGTGGTGCTTCTCGGCGTTCACGCTCACGTCGGCGCTGTGCGGGCTCGCGTGGTCCGCGCCATCGCTGATCGCGTTCCGCGTGCTGCAAGGCGTGAGCGGCGGGCTGCTCGCGCCGATGGCGCAGATGATGATCGCGCGCGTCGCCGGCCAGCAGATGGCGCGCGTGATCGGCTATGCGGCCGTGCCGGTGCTGCTCGCGCCGATCCTCGGCCCGGTCGTCGCAGGCGCGATCCTGCAGCACGCGTCGTGGCGCTGGCTGTTTCTCGTGAACCTGCCCGTCGGCGTGCTGGCGCTCGCGCTTGCCGTACGGTTCCTGCCCGGCGACCGCGACGACACGCAGCCGCGCGAACTCGACTGGGTCGGCCTCGCACTGCTGTCGCCGGGGCTCGTGCTGTTCCTGTACGGCATCGAGCGGATCAACGAAGCGCTCGGCATCGCGGCGATCGTCGCGGCCGCGCTGTTGCTCGCGGCGTTCCTGCGGGTCGAAACGCGCAAGGGCGACCGCGCGCTGATCGACCTTGCACTGTTTCGCGGCAAGGTGTTCGGCGCGGCCGCGTCGACCCAGTTCCTGTCGAATGGCGCGCTGTTCGCGGGCCAGATGCT is a window encoding:
- a CDS encoding DUF7661 family protein, yielding MQDEYRFNAFGRPLAVVRTNDGWAVFDLGAEGKRRPANLHVPPTLAADELAQYLGDLLHEAATPRYNEVVPIPPRRA
- a CDS encoding MarR family winged helix-turn-helix transcriptional regulator, with translation MIRRMNPPRKSGVSADIVAADLTLAVGQLIRRLRSEIESGGLGMSQTSALARLERHGPMTTADLARAEAMKPQSMKATLASLEEDGLVEREPHPTDGRQILFRLTAAGLDARLKRNAAKHKWLGAAIEQLDPEDIATLAAAIPLIRRIGEQ
- a CDS encoding isochorismatase family protein, yielding MSATRLDTNAALVVIDLQKGIVALPTAHPVEPVIARARTLLDAFRSHGLPVVLVNVAGGAPGRTEQPPRTAQFPADWTELVPELNRQPGDHLVTKKTWGAFTGTDLDAHLKAAGVTQIVLTGVATSIGVESTARQAHELGYNVTLAVDAMTDLNADAHVNSVERLFPRLGETGTTQEIVALLDRRGA
- a CDS encoding DHA2 family efflux MFS transporter permease subunit, which gives rise to MSDPRTRPARDHAAGRPDPSIWKVSAVATLGSLLSQLDATIVNVSLSSLATDLHAPLATIQWVTSGYLLALTLVLPLNGWLVDRIGAKALYLWCFSAFTLTSALCGLAWSAPSLIAFRVLQGVSGGLLAPMAQMMIARVAGQQMARVIGYAAVPVLLAPILGPVVAGAILQHASWRWLFLVNLPVGVLALALAVRFLPGDRDDTQPRELDWVGLALLSPGLVLFLYGIERINEALGIAAIVAAALLLAAFLRVETRKGDRALIDLALFRGKVFGAAASTQFLSNGALFAGQMLIPVFLIQACGRTPGEMGWLLAPMGLGMLVTYPSMGALTSRFGVRRLAAAGALLALFATLPFVFLALTGYDPILLVPALFLRGMGQSAIGAPSISAAYASVERRNLPMATTSLNIVQRLGGPTCTTVCTLFLAWRLQAESAASGGTQANAYAWAFALLCVLHAASFVTTLRLPLWSAGAGGKPAGAARAGSR